The proteins below are encoded in one region of Rhododendron vialii isolate Sample 1 chromosome 7a, ASM3025357v1:
- the LOC131333104 gene encoding protein NRT1/ PTR FAMILY 4.5-like, with protein MDKGEIIEGKVDWKGRPAIKGKHGGMFFAMLSLCTAGFENMATVALVSNLVTYLTQVMHFGISDAANQVTNFLGTGYILSIPIAALADMYLGRPKSVLLSACFEIVGLGLLAIQAHSNNLKPPLCNLYDPTAHCIKVGGGQAGLLFLGLYLVATGSAGIKATVPPHGSDQLEEKDPKEARQMASFFNWYLFVGGVGTAASLTLVVWIQDNKGWDLGFGTSTFAMIAGALLFILGLPRYRIHIIQKVNPLIEILQVYVVAFRNRNLKLPEDPEELYEINRDMEAAPETEFLPHRDIYKFLDKAAIQTTPITQQRTPNPWKLCRVTQVENAKIILGVLPIFCCAIIMTVCLAQLQTFSIEQAVTMDTRITKHFHIPPASLGIIPIIFIIGLVPIYDRIVVPFLRRITGHPFGITHLQRIGIGIVLNSLSMAVAGIVEVKRKEVARKHNMVDAIPLIQPLPISVFWLSFQYFIAVVADVFSYVGLLEFYYSQVPRGIKSLSTCFLWFSFALGYYLSSVIVNIVNSATKGITSSRGWLAGNNLNTNHLNLFYWLLSILSFLDFLVYLFLAQRYKYRPIAQRGTSTSKVSNEDNKEREDIEVHMGEVIE; from the exons ATG GATAAAGGCGAAATTATTGAGGGTAAGGTGGATTGGAAGGGCAGACCAGCTATTAAGGGAAAACATGGAGGAATGTTTTTCGCAATGCTATCACTAT GCACGGCTGGTTTTGAAAACATGGCGACCGTAGCACTCGTATCGAACTTAGTGACTTACTTGACTCAGGTGATGCACTTTGGCATATCTGATGCGGCCAATCAGGTAACAAACTTCTTGGGTACGGGTTACATTCTCTCCATTCCCATAGCCGCCCTCGCCGACATGTACCTCGGACGCCCCAAATCTGTACTCTTATCGGCTTGTTTTGAGATTGTG GGACTTGGATTGCTAGCAATACAAGCTCACTCCAACAATCTCAAGCCTCCTCTTTGCAACTTATACGATCCAACTGCACATTGCATCAAAGTTGGAGGTGGCCAAGCCGGACTTCTCTTTCTGGGACTCTACTTGGTGGCGACCGGGAGTGCCGGAATAAAAGCCACAGTGCCGCCACATGGTTCCGATCAGCTTGAGGAAAAAGATCCTAAAGAGGCAAGGCAAATGGCTAGCTTCTTCAACTGGTACTTATTCGTCGGAGGAGTTGGCACTGCAGCTAGTTTAACGCTCGTAGTGTGGATCCAAGACAACAAGGGTTGGGATTTGGGATTTGGGACCTCGACCTTCGCAATGATCGCGGGTGCCCTCTTGTTTATCTTAGGATTGCCTCGATACAGGATTCATATTATTCAAAAAGTTAATCCCCTCATTGAGATCTTACAG GTATATGTAGTTGCTTTTCGCAACAGAAATCTTAAACTCCCTGAGGATCCTGAAGAGTTGTATGAAATCAATAGAGACATGGAAGCTGCACCAGAAACAGAGTTCTTACCCCATAGAGATATTTACAA GTTCCTTGACAAAGCAGCCATCCAAACAACTCCAATCACCCAACAAAGAACCCCAAATCCGTGGAAACTTTGCAGGGTAACACAAGTCGAAAATGCAAAGATTATCCTTGGTGTGCTTCCAATATTTTGTTGTGCAATTATTATGACCGTTTGCCTAGCTCAACTCCAAACTTTCTCCATCGAACAAGCCGTAACAATGGACACGAGGATTACcaaacattttcacataccccCAGCTTCCCTCGGTATCATCCCTATCATATTCATCATCGGACTTGTCCCAATTTACGATCGTATTGTCGTACCCTTTCTCCGTAGGATCACGGGCCACCCCTTCGGCATCACTCACCTCCAACGCATTGGCATCGGTATAGTCCTCAATAGTCTGTCTATGGCAGTTGCCGGAATCGTTGAAGTGAAGCGGAAAGAGGTTGCGCGAAAGCACAACATGGTCGACGCAATTCCACTGATCCAACCGTTGCCCATCAGCGTCTTTTGGCTATCGTTTCAGTACTTCATTGCCGTCGTGGCTGACGTATTTTCATACGTTGGCCTCCTTGAGTTTTACTACTCACAAGTACCAAGAGGCATTAAATCCCTCTCCACTTGCTTCCTTTGGTTCTCCTTTGCACTTGGGTATTACTTGAGCTCCGTCATTGTTAATATAGTGAATAGTGCAACTAAGGGAATAACTAGTAGCAGAGGTTGGTTGGCAGGAAACAACCTTAATACGAACCACTTGAATCTTTTCTATTGGCTTCTGTCTATATTGAGCTTTCTCGATTTCCTTGTGTATTTGTTCTTGGCTCAGAGGTACAAGTACAGGCCAATAGCGCAGAGAGGTACAAGCACTAGTAAGGTTTCGAATGAGGATAACAAGGAGAGAGAAGACATTGAAGTTCACATGGGAGAAGTCATTGAATGA
- the LOC131332344 gene encoding DDB1- and CUL4-associated factor homolog 1, protein METAADESRLVIAGGGAPPPPPPPPTPAALPVEEEDEEGEEEEEQEEEEISEDESLMVKAQALMEKITSSPDNPNPNVLHALSSIFETQESRYMEETGHSSLNNARASHSVGRLGNLVRDNDEFFELISSTFLSETRYPVSVQAAAARLLFSCSLTWMYPHVFEETVLENIKGWVMDETAKSAGEDHNRKHESGRKKSSNSEMLRTYSTGLLAVCLLGGGQVVEDVLTSGLSAKLMRYLRIRALGETSLNQKDAPYTAESKNTTSANCIRGREDSRSRFRQVSETSHLDAPKIMEEGSLDDQTAEQDHDRRLARGNRGWARSKGKGRVNEGDVENEQGLISPGSGSGLGADGRSLKDRVINRSLELRRLPDPKKGLGRIGGDSLVIEREDNDDCFQECKVGTKDISDLVKKAVRAAEAEARAANAPAEAVKAAGDAAAEAVKSASLEEYRKTNDEEAAVLVASRTASTVIDAANAVEVSRSSSGMLSDSMNSRGTIPEPNEEVEEFFIPDTDSLAKLREKFCIQCLVTLGEYVEVLGPVLHEKGVDVSLALLQRSSKHKETLKMAVLLPDVLKLICTLAAHRKFAALFVDRGGMQRLLAVPRVSQTFFGLSSCLFTIGSLQGIMERVCALPSDAVQQVVELALQLLECPQDQARKNAALFFSNAFVFKAVLDSFDAQDGPQKSLSLLLDAASVRSGVNSAALGLSSSSGSVRNDRSHSEVLTSLEKQITYHTCIALRQYFRAHLLLLVDSIRPNKSNRSAVRNIQNVRAAYKPLDIGNEAMDAICRLLQKDRKLGPAFVRTRWPAVDKFLASNGHIIMLELCQAPTVDRYLHDLLQYALGVLHIVTLVPYSRKPILNAMLSSDRVGIAVILDAANGAGYPDPEIIHPALNVLVNLVCPPPSISNKPPPITQVQQSASGQTSNGSAVESSVVDRGSLAALGTPSVSSTSQAPAISGLVGDRRISLGAGAGCAGLAAQLEQGYHQAREAVRANNGIKVLLQLLQPRIVTPPSALDCLRALACRVLLGLARDDTIAHILTKLQVGKKLSELIRDPGSQTSGNEHSRWQAELAQVAIELIAVVTNSGRASTLAATDAATPTLRRIERAAIAAATPITYHSRELLLLIHEHLQASGLSATADTLLKEGQLNPLPSSAAPSSLVHQSSVQDTPSIQIQWPSGHTPGGFLSDRPKISLQDEASRAKCDLDVASAKKPVSFSSTLNCRSKIQPPSQDWLASSSKISSTSKKFSAPIGPPETPSVSAVKPSLDNDVQFKTPIVLPMKRKLTELKDTGVALAGKRLQTREPGLRSPVFPSPNNTSRKGTLLTEANAYCTPSSTTKDHYGRFKLNATLGDNSDDNPSTHVGQMTLSSQFGFPSDPQPINTERVTLDSLVVQYLKHQHRQCPAPITTLPPLSLSHPHVCPEPRRSLDAPSNVTARLCTREFRSRYGGIHGNRRDRQFVYNRFRLWRTYRDDAGDGGGLLTCITFLGDSSQIAAGSHSGELKIFDSSSNNVVESCAGHQYPLTVVQSYYSGGAQLVLSSSAHDVRLWDASSVSAGPSHSFEGCKAARLSNSGTTFAALSTEPSQKEIMLYDVQTCQLDLKLMDTSATSSVRGHGYSLVHFSPSDTMLLWNGVLWDRRGSGPIHRFDQFTDYGGGGFHPAGNEVIINSEVWDMRKFRLLRSVPSLDQTVIKFNASGDVIYAILRRNLEDVTSAFHTRRVKHPLFSAFRTVDAINYYDIATIPVDRCVLDLATEPTDSFVGLVSMDDQDEMYSSARVYEIGRRRSTDDDSDPDDVESEEEEDDDDEDGDDDSLMGPDIDGDGESDGDDMSNDDDDDSLSEFDDDDDDDGEDGNFMMDGLDFNGGGGIFEIVTEGDEDDDSQVVESPSSGDDEDFVGFGF, encoded by the exons ATACATGGAAGAAACAGGTCATTCCTCCTTGAACAATGCTCGAGCTTCTCACAGTGTTGGACGGTTGGGGAACTTGGTTCGG GACAATGATGAATTTTTCGAATTGATATCTTCAACGTTTCTGTCTGAAACTAGATACCCGGTGTCTGTTCAGGCGGCTGCAGCAAGGCTTCTTTTCAGCTGTTCACTCACTTGGATG TATCCCCATGTTTTTGAAGAAACTGTTTTGGAGAACATAAAGGGATGGGTAATGGATGAGACAGCAAAATCTGCTGGTGAAGATCACAACAGGAAGCACGAATCAGGGAGGAAGAAATCTTCAAACTCTGAGATGTTGAGGACGTATTCTACTGGCCTGCTTGCTGTATGTCTGTTAGG TGGTGGTCAAGTAGTGGAAGATGTGTTAACATCTGGGTTGTCAGCTAAGCTTATGCGATATCTTCGCATACGGGCTTTAGGGGAGACAAGTTTGAATCAAAAAGATGCTCCTTATACGGCAGAGAGCAAAAACACAACTTCTGCTAATTGCATACGAGGTAGAGAAGACAGTCGAAGTAGGTTCCGGCAAGTTTCTGAAACTTCCCATTTGGATGCTCCTAAGATAATGGAGGAAGGATCATTGGATGACCAAACTGCAGAACAGGATCATGATAGAAGACTGGCACGTGGGAACCGTGGATGGGCACGTTCTAAAGGAAAGGGAAGGGTTAATGAAGGAGATGTAGAGAATGAACAGGGTTTGATATCTCCGGGTTCTGGTAGTGGATTGGGTGCCGATGGGAGGAGCCTGAAGGACAGAGTTATAAATAGAAGTTTAGAGCTTAGAAGACTCCCAGATCCCAAGAAGGGATTGGGGAGGATAGGTGGCGATAGTCTTGTCATAGAAAGAGAGGATAACGATGATTGTTTCCAAGAATGTAAAGTTGGCACCAAGGATATTTCTGATCTAGTGAAAAAGGCAGTCCGAGCAGCTGAAGCTGAAGCCAGAGCAGCCAATGCACCAGCAGAAGCAGTCAAAGCAGCTGGTGATGCTGCAGCTGAAGCTGTCAAAAGTGCTAGTTTggag GAATATAGAAAGACAAATGATGAAGAAGCTGCAGTTTTGGTAGCTTCAAGAACTGCATCTACAGTTATTGATGCTGCTAATGCAGTAGAAGTTTCAAG AAGTTCGAGCGGTATGCTTTCTGATTCAATGAATTCAAGGGGAACCATACCAGAACCAAACGAAGAAGTTGAAGAATTTTTCATTCCTGATACTGACTCCCTGGCAAAGCTGAGAGAGAAATTCTGCATTCAGTGTCTTGTGACACTGGGAGAATATGTTGAAGTCCTTGGGCCTGTGTTGCATGAAAAGGGGGTGGATGTTTCTCTTGCCCTGTTGcaacgaagttcaaaacataaAGAGACATTGAAGATGGCAGTGCTCTTGCCTGATGTATTGAAGCTTATCTGTACTTTGGCTGCTCACCGGAAATTCGCTGCATTATTTGTGGATCGTGGTGGCATGCAAAGACTACTTGCTGTGCCAAGAGTTTCCCAGACCTTCTTTGGTCTTTCTTCATGCTTATTCACAATTGGTTCACTTCAG GGAATTATGGAACGTGTATGCGCTCTTCCTTCAGATGCTGTACAACAGGTGGTTGAGTTAGCTCTTCAACTTCTTGAGTGCCCTCAGGACCAAGCCAGAAAAAATGCTGCTTTATTTTTCTCTAATGCATTTGTCTTCAAAGCAGTCCTAGATTCCTTTGATGCTCAGGATGGCCCacagaaatctctctctcttttactgGATGCCGCCTCGGTAAGGTCTGGGGTTAATTCTGCAGCATTGGGATTGTCTAGTAGTTCTGGTTCAGTTCGAAATGATCGATCTCATTCGGAAGTATTGACCTCGTTGGAGAAGCAGATAACTTATCACACCTGCATCGCATTGAGACAATATTTTAGAGCACATCTTCTCTTGTTAGTGGACTCAATCCGTCCAAATAAAAGCAATCGAAGTGCAGTCCGGAATATACAAAATGTTAGGGCTGCCTATAAGCCTCTTGACATTGGTAATGAGGCTATGGATGCAATATGTCGACTGCTACAGAAGGATAGGAAGCTTGGCCCTGCATTTGTGAGGACTCGTTGGCCTGCAGTTGACAAGTTCTTAGCTTCTAATGGGCATATAATCATGTTGGAATTGTGTCAG GCCCCAACTGTGGATCGTTATTTGCATGATCTGCTTCAATATGCGTTGGGTGTTTTGCACATTGTGACTTTGGTACCTTACAGCCGCAAACCAATTTTGAATGCAATGTTAAGCAGTGATCGTGTGGGTATAGCAGTCATTTTGGATGCAGCAAATGGTGCTGGTTATCCTGACCCTGAG ATAATTCATCCGGCATTGAATGTGTTAGTCAATCTTGTTTGCCCTCCTCCTTCAATCAGTAATAAACCACCTCCTATTACACAAGTTCAGCAATCTGCTTCTGGTCAAACCTCGAATGGTTCTGCTGTGGAGTCTAGCGTGGTAGATCGAGGCAGCTTAGCAGCACTTGGCACACCATCTGTCAGCAGTACTTCTCAAGCACCTGCAATTTCTGGGTTAGTGGGAGATCGGAGGATATCTTTGGGTGCTGGAGCAGGTTGTGCTGGCCTTGCTGCTCAATTGGAACAAGGATACCATCAAGCAAGAGAGGCTGTCCGTGCTAACAATGGCATAAAGGTTCTGCTTCAGCTTCTCCAACCGCGTATAGTCACACCTCCTTCTGCCCTTGACTGTCTTCGTGCTCTTGCATGCCGAGTTCTTCTTGGTTTAGCCAGAGATGATACAATTGCACACATATTGACAAAGCTCCAG GTAGGGAAAAAATTATCAGAACTAATCCGAGATCCAGGCAGCCAGACTTCAGGAAATGAGCACAGCAGGTGGCAAGCTGAACTAGCCCAGGTGGCAATTGAGCTGATTGCG GTCGTTACTAATTCTGGGCGTGCAAGTACATTAGCAGCTACTGATGCGGCGACCCCTACTTTGAGGCGAATAGAGAGGGCTGCAATAGCTGCCGCCACCCCTATTACTTACCATTCCAG GGAACTTCTTCTACTTATTCATGAACACCTTCAAGCATCTGGTCTGTCTGCAACTGCGGACACACTTCTGAAAGAGGGTCAGTTGAATCCTTTGCCTTCTTCGGCAGCCCCATCATCTCTTGTGCATCAATCCTCAGTCCAGGACACCCCATCAATACAAATTCAATGGCCATCCGGACATACTCCTGGTGGATTTCTATCTGATAGACCGAAAATATCTTTACAGGATGAAGCTTCAAGAGCAAAGTGTGATTTAGATGTGGCTTCTGCAAAAAAGCCTGTGTCGTTCTCATCAACCTTGAATTGTCGGTCAAAAATTCAGCCTCCATCACAGGATTGGCTGGCATCAAGTAGCAAAATCAGCAGTACTTCAAAAAAGTTTTCTGCACCCATAGGTCCCCCGGAAACACCTTCCGTTTCTGCAGTGAAGCCCAGCTTGGATAATGACGTGCAATTTAAAACTCCAATTGTATTGCCAATGAAACGCAAGTTAACTGAGTTAAAGGACACTGGAGTGGCATTAGCAGGGAAACGACTCCAAACCCGTGAACCGGGCCTTCGGTCCCCTGTTTTCCCCTCACCTAATAATACTTCCCGTAAAGGCACTCTACTGACCGAGGCTAATGCGTATTGTACACCAAGTTCTACTACAAAAGATCATTATGGGCGATTCAAACTGAATGCCACTCTGGGTGATAATTCGGATGATAACCCAAGCACCCATGTTGGTCAAATGACCCTTTCATCCCAGTTTGGATTTCCAAGTGATCCACAACCTATCAACACCGAAAGGGTAACTCTGGACTCTCTTGTTGTTCAGTATCTGAAACACCAGCATCGCCAGTGCCCAGCTCCTATTACTACATTACCACCTCTATCTCTTTCGCACCCGCATGTGTGTCCCGAACCAAGACGAAGCCTTGATGCTCCATCAAACGTAACAGCCCGACTTTGTACGCGCGAGTTTAGAAGTAGGTATGGTGGGATCCACGGAAACCGTAGGGATCGTCAATTTGTCTATAACAGGTTTAGACTGTGGAGAACTTACCGCGATGATgctggtgatggtggtggcctTTTGACATGCATTACTTTTTTGGGAGATTCCTCTCAAATTGCTGCTGGCAGCCATTCTGGAGAGCTCAAAATTTTTGACTCCAGCAGCAATAATGTGGTGGAGAGCTGTGCTGGCCACCAGTATCCTTTGACAGTTGTCCAGTCGTATTATTCCGGCGGGGCCCAATTGGTTCTATCTTCTAGTGCCCATGACGTACGATTGTGGGACGCGTCTTCAGTTTCGGCGGGACCAAGCCATTCATTTGAAGGGTGCAAGGCTGCAAGGTTAAGCAATTCTGGGACCACATTTGCGGCATTATCAACTGAGCCATCCCAAAAGGAAATTATGTTGTATGATGTACAGACATGCCAGTTAGATCTGAAGCTGATGGACACATCGGCAACTTCTTCGGTCCGGGGCCATGGTTATTCCCTTGTTCACTTTAGCCCGTCAGACACAATGCTGCTTTGGAATGGAGTCTTGTGGGATAGGCGTGGCTCTGGTCCAATACATCGGTTTGATCAGTTTACGGACTACGGTGGTGGTGGCTTTCATCCGGCTGGAAATGAG GTGATTATAAATTCCGAAGTCTGGGATATGCGGAAGTTCAGGCTCCTCCGAAGTGTACCTTCCTTGGATCAGACTGTAATAAAATTCAATGCCAGTGGGGATGTTATATATGCAATTCTAAGGAGAAATCTTGAGGATGTTACTTCGGCATTTCACACTCGTCGTGTCAAGCATCCACTTTTTTCTGCTTTCCGCACGGTGGACGCTATCAACTACTATGACATTGCCACCATTCCAGTAGATCGTTGTGTCCTTGATTTGGCAACGGAACCAACCGATTCTTTTGTGGGGTTGGTTTCAATGGACGATCAAGACGAGATGTATTCTTCTGCGAGGGTGTATGAAATCGGCCGTCGGAGGTCCACCGATGACGACTCCGATCCTGATGATGTTGAGAGcgaagaagaggaggacgacgacgacgaggatgGTGATGATGACTCGTTGATGGGACCGGATATTGATGGGGATGGTGAGAGTGATGGTGATGATATGAGCAATGATGACGATGATGATAGTCTCAGTGAGtttgacgacgacgacgatgatgatGGAGAAGATGGTAATTTTATGATGGATGGTTTAGACTTTAACGGGGGTGGTGGAATCTTCGAGATCGTAACCGAGGGCGATGAAGACGATGACAGTCAGGTGGTTGAATCTCCGAGTAGTGGGGACGATGAAGATTTTGTAGGTTTTGGCTTCTAA